GCTTGTCCAGTGTCTGCGAGCAGGGGCCAGGGTCGTCCAGTCGAACCGTCGATGTGAATCTGAAAACGATTCAACCAAAGTTTGATTGTTAACGAAATTATCAGTATTCAGTAAGATTCACGTTCTCAAGTCATGCCAGCATAGCATTAACATTTGCTTGCTATTTAATGCCCGGAGGCAGAtgctcggtttaaacggagaaatgtcagttGTTCGTTTGAACCccgaatgaaacacattatgataaaagcAACCATACCTACAAGTAAACGTTACgtagcgttaaacgtagatgGTGCAAATTGGACAAATCACATCCTAGGGTACGTTTATGTCGGAGCTGCGATTAGTGATAAAAGCTGCGATTCTAGCAACGCGTAGATAATACCAACGTGCTTTCTAATGAGGCCTGTTTATGTCGGAGCTGCGATGAAAATCGATCTTGGGTCCTGACCATCGATAAGAGCATCGATAATGGCTCGGTCCATTTTCGAAGCTAGTATCGAGGCTAGTATCGAGTTGTAGACTACAAAGTACAAACATGGaccaatattttttcatgatttgggTTGATTTATATGTGGAGTTTCGTAAGCAattttctttactttattaaactatttcttattcaattacaaaattctatCTCAttgtcaatgataataattaaacataatatagACCTTGATgtatgcatttcaagaataaattcaattgtttctattttatccaagattataacttttttgtatAAACCTACTTACCTTAATGTTAGCATTAATCGCTCCTCTGCCATGATAGGACTTaatgtgataattattccaGTCCTTTTGGAGATTATTGGAAACTCTCGTCAAAATGTAGTCGAAAGTTTCTATTTACATTCTCATAtagtcaaacaattttttttggaTGCTGTCTTAAATCTTTATACAAATGATGATACGGGTACTCCCCAAATACATTCGTCTCCAAATTGATAGGATGTGCATAATATTCACGTTCTCTACAACCTAGTAAGTAATGCTTTACTGTATtcaatgcaaaaataaaatcttcatcagAATCACTCATTATAGCATACACAAATTGGTTTTTCAAAACATGAACTCACGAATCAAGCTTTAAGCACGACTGTCGGCATGAACAGTCGATAGAAGCTGAGCGCTACTCCCTACTAGCATCGCTTCTCTCATCGTTGCTAGGATCGTTTATCACAGCTCCGACATAAACGTACCCCTATACAATATACATAGTATTGTTGACGAAATACACAGAATGGCCCAGCGTACCggagatttttaattttatagtttGTATCACTGTAGAGTCGGTAGCtgtttgaaatttcgcacaattgatATGAAAGCATTGATATTTGGTAATCATTGATCACTTGACTGGTATGGAACTTGCAGAAGCGGTTAaagcattttataaaaatggtaATATTATCGCACAGAAAATGTTTTAGCAGCATTACCACATTTGACGTCATGATCCCTGTGGGAATATCTTGAGTCAAGATGCACCTTACACACCCCATGTCcacatccacactctcgccttACGCGTACAAATGACGATGAGCGCGAGTGTGTATGGCTGCTCCGATTATTGTCGAGCCTCGCCCAGCCAAGCGAGGGCGATTGGCCAGCCAAGCATTCACAAATGGTCAAATTGCTGTGTATATGAAAGACCAACATGGTAAGTTTGGCCAGCGACTTGGCGTTAATGTGGACTGGGCACTTCAACAATACATAAACTGAAGGAACATTTGAAACTGAATCACTGCATTCCCTGAATTTTCGACACTGTCATCGCAGAGTTTCCATGAGATAACTGGCCAAACAGGCTATGGATGCCGAATGAGATCATATATTTATGATGTCATATTGAAAGATGAAGGGGCAATTTTTAAAATTCGCATTGTAATATCATAGATGGCATGATGAACATTGCACATTTTCATTGTAATATAATGAATGGCATGATGAATACATGGTATTTCATTtgctatattaatttttttgtgataattaattcaaaattagcCGTTTCCCTGTGCTACCCTGTAATTGTAAACGGTTctagaattgaaaaaatttaaaccCTTAAGTTAGTGTAACTTGTGAGTAGTAATCACCTGATGACATGGCGAGTAATTCCTGCCTCTTTGCAGGCCTCATCGACGTCCATCAGGCAAGTAGAGTTGTCTTTAACCACCAGGACACCATGTATAATCCGTGGCTTTTTGGGATCAGGAGGGGTTGCATTGTATCGTTTAGCTTCTGCTTTAAGAAGAGGCAATGACACATCAATAGGAATATGAAGACTTGTTTCCAAAACAAATGTTTCTCCATTAGCTGGCATGAAGCAATCCAAGTTGAATTCTTGTCTGATTTTTTCTTTAAGGAATTCCATTTTCGGGGCTTCCCCGTGCACGAGCATCACATTCTTGGGCTCGCAATACTGGATGAGCTGCATGATTCCTTTAGCATCAGCATGAGCAGAGAAGGACATGTACTGTACGGACATCTTTACTTCAACTACTTGCCTGTTTTCAAACTCGATCTTTTTAGCACCATTTAAAACTTTATGACCGACCGTCCCACTAACACAGAATCCAGGCATGattatcatgttattttcattCGGCgctagttttttgaaaatttgtagtgAAAGTCCAGCATGCAACATTCCGGGCGTAGCAAATACGACCATAGCGCCTGGATTGTCAATGTACGCTTTATCGAAAGGCTTGATGTGTTTAAAGTCAAACATGTTACGTTGGACAAACGTTTTACGGATTTTTTGATTTGTCCAAGTAATGaacattttgtaataattgttgGCTTTTTCAGTCAGGCCGGCAGCAAAATATATtggtatttttaaattcatccgTTCCCAATAAGTTTCAAGGAGAATACACAGTTCTTGAGCACGACCAAGAGCAAACACTGGTATAAGAACTTTCCCCCCTCTATCAATACATTCGTGAACTTTTTTCAGAAAGTCTCTTTCTCTGCATCGTTTTGAATCACGGATTGTTGTAGCATATGTGGATTCGGTAATGAGTAGATCGGGCCGACACTTATCTATCCATGCTGCTCCTAAATGTCGATCAGGAGTCATGTTATAATCTCCAGTATACACAACAGATTGTGAACCTACTCGAATAGAAAACATAGCCGCACCCAACACATGACCCGCATAGTAAGCTTTTATCTCCAAATTATTGTCAACCATAACTGACTGATGTAAGGTGACGGCAATAACTTTCTTCATACAGTCTTTAATCATCTGGGATGTGAAAAAATTactttctccttttttctcaACAGCTACTTTCCTCATATCTTCTAAGAGTATTGGTGCAATAGCTTTGGTCGGATGAGTCATATAAATAGGACCAGAATACCCAACCATTTCAGTGAAATAAGGTAAAGCACCACAGTGATCCAAATGAAAATGAGATATAATAACACAATCAATAATATAGTAGCCTAAGTAGTCAGTAAATAAACACAAACAGTAAACACCGAGAACCGAACACCGAACACCGCTTTCGTGTTtcatttgaggttaggttaagTCGTGACCGGCCACCGCCTTCACAACATTCTCTCTCAAGGATTGGTTTTACTGCCTACTATTTTTTTATACTTCTTATTATTAGTTGAAATATATATTACACTTCAAATAATTAGAGTAGCTTTGGTACAAAAaatctttttgatattaatatattaggTGATTCCTTGTATCTTTATATAAAGTTTTGTGGGCTAAGCATGATAATGGAGACTTCCCGTTCGAAAAAACTGACGGCCCATTCAACTAACCGAAGTAGGTTTGTAAACGAATTTAAGTAAATTTATCAACGACatgatttttatataaataatttaaaaattcaatgtaCTACTAACTCTTTTATATTACGATTGAATATCAACAATTAGCCTAATCTAATGAAGTGAATAGCCTAATCACACTACGGCGTCGAATATGTGCATCGAGCCTACAACTTATCGTGAACCTGATGATTTTCACTCAATAGTCAAGCAATTCTGTTTTTATCAGCATGTAGTCCTTCTCAGAGGAGCTGTTTCTTATCATCGATGGGAATGAGTGATCATGACTAAATACGGTCATGTCTCTTCTTAATGACTACAGGTCTATGATGATTTTTTATATGACATCTATCTCTGTCTCTGTCTAGAAATCGAATCCAAATAGACTGGTTTTAGGTTAAAAAGAGTGTAAAGTAAAGTTGTTcaattttgatataaataagTTGCGTGTTATGAAAATTGTTATGACAAGTCAAAAAGTGCTGTTCTTTTagtaaactttgaaaaattaatagataTTTGACCAGttttttcaaacttcaaaacgACTTGTCTTGTAATAATTAGTGACACACACATGcttgatttttatcattaaatttgttttatatttttgagATAACTTATTCATCACTCTAATCATCACTATGGAGGAGAAAAAGATTCATTTGGACTTTCAAACCtatcaagaaattgaaaaccTCACTTCTGTCAAAGAACAATCCGAGAAGGATCTCAAAACACTGCAGTCTTCAATGGAGTATTTGGATATTGCTCAGAAGAAACTCACTGGTTCCCAACATGTCCTGGAAAAGATAACACCAGAAATGAATGGTAAAGAAGTTTTGGTTCCATTGACTGGATCTATGTATGTTTATGGTAACATAGCTGATAGTAATAATGTATTGATTGATGTTGGAGCTGCCTATTATGTTCAAAAGGATGTAAGCAGCGCAGTTGATTACTTCAAACGAAAATCAGTCTTTGTTAATGAACAAATGATGAAGGTGGAGAAGTATTTAGTTTTGGCTGAAACGAAACAGAGGGAAACTGAGCTGAAATTACAAGATatatttgtgaataaattgtctGTTAAAGAATAAGCATGTAACATAATCCATAATTTTGATTAATATCTTTCTAACCATCTAATTACGTgctttaatttctattttgtcaataaatattttattgagtaGCACAGACTGTGGTAAATCATTATTAAGCTTCTAAAACCTACCATTTCTATACAAATTCAAGAGTATCTTAATCTAATTCTTCTGATAAATGAAAACATTGGCCAATCAATTTGGCTCagttatttcaattgaattacctaattaacaaatattgcaagcGGAAAAGTGCATTTTGACATAACATGATCAATAAGTTTTTTGGTACATAATATTCTTTAGATTCGAAACAATTCATTTTCCAAGTCAgataaaaatctaaaatttgCTAGCATCGGACTCAGAATAAAGGCACATTATATGGTAATCAATTTAATTGTAGATGGTTTAGATAGTCACTTGAAAAATGCCAACTAAACCTGTCATAACTAAGCTATAATGAGAAGGCCCTGGTTTTTAAATGGCCTTTTTATGCTtcagggtatgatcacattgaatgttACCACCCAATGCAAGTATGTGCAAGTAGTCATGCATGGTCTggcgtgcagatgagaaacaaaatctggaaatagCCATAGGAACACGCACACCGAATGCGTGCACTAGCTGGTGGTGGCCCAACCTAGTTGGACCAAATTGTCGGATAGTGAATGGTCTGCTTTTGATTGACTACAAAGAGCGTA
Above is a window of Nilaparvata lugens isolate BPH chromosome 4, ASM1435652v1, whole genome shotgun sequence DNA encoding:
- the LOC111055290 gene encoding integrator complex subunit 11 yields the protein MVGYSGPIYMTHPTKAIAPILLEDMRKVAVEKKGESNFFTSQMIKDCMKKVIAVTLHQSVMVDNNLEIKAYYAGHVLGAAMFSIRVGSQSVVYTGDYNMTPDRHLGAAWIDKCRPDLLITESTYATTIRDSKRCRERDFLKKVHECIDRGGKVLIPVFALGRAQELCILLETYWERMNLKIPIYFAAGLTEKANNYYKMFITWTNQKIRKTFVQRNMFDFKHIKPFDKAYIDNPGAMVVFATPGMLHAGLSLQIFKKLAPNENNMIIMPGFCVSGTVGHKVLNGAKKIEFENRQVVEVKMSVQYMSFSAHADAKGIMQLIQYCEPKNVMLVHGEAPKMEFLKEKIRQEFNLDCFMPANGETFVLETSLHIPIDVSLPLLKAEAKRYNATPPDPKKPRIIHGVLVVKDNSTCLMDVDEACKEAGITRHVIRFTSTVRLDDPGPCSQTLDKLQRLLGERMEGRWSIGQTDGSLSIESVLVKVEGGEHENKNVYVSWTNQDERLGSLVLELIQNIGHKET
- the LOC111055291 gene encoding probable prefoldin subunit 5; this translates as MEEKKIHLDFQTYQEIENLTSVKEQSEKDLKTLQSSMEYLDIAQKKLTGSQHVLEKITPEMNGKEVLVPLTGSMYVYGNIADSNNVLIDVGAAYYVQKDVSSAVDYFKRKSVFVNEQMMKVEKYLVLAETKQRETELKLQDIFVNKLSVKE